The Phycodurus eques isolate BA_2022a chromosome 5, UOR_Pequ_1.1, whole genome shotgun sequence DNA segment acgtttccaacctgttcagcagctCATATCATCTACTGTATCCAACGCGGCACTGAGATCCTACAAAACAAGAACTGACACCTTTCCACAGTCAGTGTTCAACCTTacatcatttagcactttgatatgagctgattctgtactgtgatgagtttggaaatctgattgaaatttgtcaaaaagtccatttgaGTTCAAGTAATACCGGAGTTGGTTAACAACCACTTTCTTGACAAACTTGGCTATGAAGGAGAGATTTGAGAGCAATTTCTAGTTTAGTTCTGGGCTGCAATGGAGTTGACAGGTACTCCATTTCTGTGACTAAACAGATGCCCCCTTTCCACTTAATGTGCACCATGTATTGAGATCCAATACGAGAGCTGTATGTATAATATTTTATCTTTACAAAGAGATTATTCAGTTTTGGAAACGGATCTACACAATATGTAATTGATTTGCTGGAGCAAGGATGGTCAGACAGATTGTAGCCTACTTTGTCTGGGCTGTTGTATCCAGTCTTCTGCAGAGCCAAGATAGCAGTACGTAAAGGGTATCCTTTGTCAGTGACGGCCTCCAGCAGCTCCCTCTCTTCTTGGCTGAGAGCAGACAGCAGTTCTGTTGCTGAGTCAAGAAAGCCTCCAGTCCTGAAAGCCTGTTAAGCATCCACACGAAGATTAACAAAACACAAGTAAGGAGTGGTGGGAAGTTACAAAGACAAATACTGTCCCTCTTATTAGATTTTTACCTCAATATTTTTGACaacttttttactttgactcccTTCATTTGGAAacacatatctgtactttctactgctttgtcaaaaaaaaaataaaaaaataagcgtTTTACTTATTTGTAACATCCATGGATGATACAGATGTCAGTTATTGGTTCGCAAACTTTTTAGacaaagtaccacctcaaaaaaatggCTCTcgaagtaccaccataatgtcCCATATTCAAATAAAGTAGCGTCgtggacctaaaaaaaaaaaaaaaaaacctaaataaatGGCTGTCAACAAACTGTTCCAAAagattatattaaatatattgtacagtacttaaacgttaaatacaactcAACTATACTTCATATATACGCTactaacatttaattcagtgattcttttgcatgctactaacatttaatttagtgattcttttgcatgcCACTAGAGAGCAGCCACATTGACAATGACTGGGCTCCATGAGTCATTTGGGGAGAATTTGTTGTCTTGTGGCCAGCCTAAAACAAACATcttctggcattcaaaaattctccatctaatctgaaaaaacatacaagtaaggtgtattgtttttttcagttaatgaaatgtgggaggagaagatgcaccagcagaagagatgaccgtgggcttcagcggattatcaaacagagaagaatcaagaatctagcagagatccagaaagactggaatgaggcgggagtcacagcttcacaaaccaccacattcagacgtatcgtggagatgggctacaactgagCCTGAgtcaacgtaggaagcgtctcaacttgGCCAAGTggtggccagtggtccaaggtcctcttttccgatgaaagtaaagtgtgccatTCATTCGGGAATCGAGGTCCAagtgtttggaggaagacgggtgaagaccagaacccaagctgcttgaggtccagtgtgaaatatccacagtcagtcctgatttggggtgcaatgtccagcgCAGGTGTTgctaaactctgctttcttaaatccaaggtcaccgcaacagtctgccagaatgttttagaggacttcgtgattccttctgctgaggatgtGTATGAAGatacagatttcatcttccagcaggacctggccgctgcccataccgccagaagcaccaaaacctggtttgatgcccatgccatcacagtgcttgactggccagccaactcgccggatctaaaccccattgagaatctatggggtattgtcaagaggaaaatgaggggcaccagacccgaaaacaaagaagaactggcAGCAAGCATcgaggaaatctgggcttccataactcccaggcaatgtcacggcgcatccaggcagtgattaaagcaaaggggtTCCCAACCAAGTagtgaagattaacatatcgttttgaaagcaccgtattttgattgatttaatgtgatcctaatttctttttctgttttttctctccaaaaactgagaagtaaatggtgatttcgtcACAGAATTCACATTGTTTGAATTCTTGATTTTGTGGGGttcatgagctggaagcccaaattatcttttcaattgtgggccctgaatctataatctatgaaagttgaagtttttaaatggaattatgggaaaaaattaacttttccatgatattcaattttttgGGAAAAGGTCTGGATAAGTAAAAGTTACACAAAAAGTACTTCAGCAACAACACTTTCACTTTGATATTCACGTTatgacattttctcacattATTTATTGACTGTATATTTTGAAGGTATCAAAGATATTTTAAACCTATATTGAGATATAGTCTCTCAGCCTGCAATGATATTGAAGATCCAGCAAGTGTCAGTCATGAGCAACATGGTACTGTACAGCAGCGTACTTCTCCTACACACGTCATCAGTCTCATTTGGATAAACTACCCTGAACTATGAGATGCGGTGGAAATGCAAACCGCATGGGCCACAGGAAACTTTTATGACCAAGAACCTTGGTCACAAGAACTCAAATTTCCTGAACTTGTTGATGGAAAAGGGGCTCTAGAGACTTTGGGAGGATGGAAAAAGAAACCAACCTTTTGCTTGCGGTTTTTGATGACAGGGCCTGCTGAGGAGGGTCGTTGCTGCTGCACCCTTCCTGGAGGGGGCCCAGCTGTGGGATTGTTTTGGGGATGTAATCTGCCCACAGCGCTCTGTGCACGCTGCTTCTTCTTGGTGGCCTTTTGTCCCGGAGAGAAGGGGCCGCACTCAGGAGGTGTCAAGGCGCCTCTGTGGTTCTTCGGGCTCTTCGGTGACAACTCTGGCCCGCGGCACATGGCGGGAAGACCTCGGTGCATGTCTTTGACCCTGGAGAGGGCGGCGCTGCGGGGGCGCTCTCGACCCTTGGTGGGCTCCTGAGGACCATCTTCAGGGGACGAGCCTTCGTTGTCCTCACAATAGCCGTCTTCTTCGTCCGAGTCGGATCTGCGGAAGCCGAGTGTGCGACGGTGCGGCCAGCGGACGTCCGCGGAGTTCAGGCTGTGACTGCGGCGCCGAGGTTTGGAGCCCCAAGGGTCGCTGGTCCTGTGAGTGTCCCTGTAGCACTCATGAGGGCTGCTGAACATCAGCCAGTAGGGGGGACAGGATGGAGCCTGGGAAACAGGCTGCTGGCCCGTTAATATTAGCTTCTCCAGATTGAAGCCGTACTGTACAAGGAAGCCAAAGTAGAAAACTTTACCACAAAGGCGCTCCTTAACATATACAGGGGTGCAAAAGTAGGCATACGGTTTTAAGAGTTCTACCAGTTCTTTATCATTTATCTTCTGTATCAATCCCCCAGTtattcatttccccccccccaaaatgtttttctacaGCAAATAAAAGGCAGCGTCTATTGCTCCACTCTACCTACTTTTTCACCCATAAAGTACACATAAATCTAGTTTATGTTCCTACGATACAGTAACTCGTCTACAACAATATGCAACACAACATATACAGTTGTTAAAATTGCAGgcttttttatgttaaaaaaaatctgagtaaacctactgtatatcatatTGCATTAAGAATGAAATGAATAGGGCagtgttttaaaatttaataaacGTCAATACCGTAGAATtatcattacaataaaataaaatgatgggTCACTTTGTAAACTAGAGAGGTAAACATGTTATACAGGGTGTCACTGTGCACATTTTGTTAACTGACATTAGTCAATATAGATCACATATATTATGTAACGCCTGTATGCGATTCTGAAATATGTCTcctaataaaaatataacagcAACTTTCTGAAGACCCATGTCTACTGTATGAACGATAGCTAGACTAATAATACTAATTTATCGTAACATATATGTGCCATATATGTCAGTGTCACGAAAAATAACTTTCCGGCAGCGTTAATCAAAAGTGAGCCTTAATATATTTGTAATACTGCAGGTATACATAAAGGGCATGTATTTGAGCGAGACGTGACCTGAGTTTCCTGCATTATTCGAGGACAGTCAGGCACAGAGATGTCTGGAGGCGTCATTAAGTCCACATCCTGCGCCAGTAACCCCAAAGGTGTTCCAAACGGGACATCTTCCAGAGTGTTCATTGTCTCCGAAAGAGCACCTGCATTGgtggaaaaacacaaatatctggGCATTCTTGTTTACAGGACAGATTCTAGTTGGTGTCTTTCTCAACACGTACCTCTGTCAGGTGTTTGGCCTCAGGTGGGATGAAGATGAatgggcgtgcgtgcgtgcgtgcgtgtgtgcgtgtgtgtgtgtgtgtgtgtggagtgaatGACTGACACAGGCGTGGTCACGTGGGCTAAACCTCACTAAGCTGCATTATCACAGAGCTTGTTTACCAGTAATAACACCCACCATTTGTAACCCCAACCAGGAAGCTTGATAACAGCAATGGAGAAGTTTTACTTAATACAACAATTCAATCAGTTgatactaaaacaaaaaagggctGAGACTCAGCGTCTACTTGTGCACAGGATTAA contains these protein-coding regions:
- the LOC133402413 gene encoding ubiquitin-associated protein 1-like, yielding MNTLEDVPFGTPLGLLAQDVDLMTPPDISVPDCPRIMQETQYGFNLEKLILTGQQPVSQAPSCPPYWLMFSSPHECYRDTHRTSDPWGSKPRRRSHSLNSADVRWPHRRTLGFRRSDSDEEDGYCEDNEGSSPEDGPQEPTKGRERPRSAALSRVKDMHRGLPAMCRGPELSPKSPKNHRGALTPPECGPFSPGQKATKKKQRAQSAVGRLHPQNNPTAGPPPGRVQQQRPSSAGPVIKNRKQKAFRTGGFLDSATELLSALSQEERELLEAVTDKGYPLRTAILALQKTGYNSPDKLSKYLAACNHLCELGYDEAQVEEALEMFQNCESKAAEFLRLLTQFNEMGFQQSAIKEVLLVHENHRERALEELMTRMN